From the Manis pentadactyla isolate mManPen7 chromosome 15, mManPen7.hap1, whole genome shotgun sequence genome, the window ccccaccccacagaggCCCAGGGGGAAGGCGTATGGCTGGTGCTATCAGGAGCACAGAGATAAAAGCTTTCCTAACAGACACTGGTGGGTTCAGTGGTGTTTAATGTTCTTTGAGGTTCTGATTCATGGGACATGACAGGAGGGCTGGGGATGAGGGGAGATGAGACAGATGGACGGGCAGAGCACCCAGTGAGGGTCCAGCACAGAAGACAGGCACCTGCCCTCCAGTTCTGTGGGCTGAGGGTTCCTGGGACACCCCCCTGAAGGGACTCTACCCGCCTGCCTGCCTTGGCCTTCAGTCTGCCTCAGGGTGGCTGCTTCAGAGCCTGGTGGTGTCTTTATCCCTGGGCCCAGGATGGGTGAGTGCAAAGCCTGTGAGACTCCCACACTGCCTTTCAGAGCCAGTGTAGCAGGGCAGCTTCTGAGGTGCTGGTTACTTAGAAGTTGCCACACGCCACTTGCAAGGGGAGTGACACTCCTGACCTGTCCAGGTCCTGACAGTCACCCACCTCCTGCTGCCTGTCCAGAGAGCTCTTGGGGCTCTTCACTCTGGTTTGAGATCAGGTCATTTCTTCTCCCCACTTTCCTGCCCAGCTATGACGGGGGCACATGGAGCCCATCTCAGGCCAGCACTCAGCTCATTCAACACTGGCCTCTGGCAGTCACAGGAAGGGGCCAGGCCAGCCATGTGCCTGGCAGTGCCCCAGACTGGTCCCAGCAGGGCTCGTGCTCACAGTGTCACCTGCAGCCTGAGGACACCTCTGTAGAGAGAACCCCCTGGACACCTGCAGCGACCAGGTCAGGAGCTGCAGGCCAACCACTGGGCCCTTAGGGAGGGTGAAGGCCCTTCGTGGGTACAGGCTTGGTGCTGTGACCAGGACACACGGGCCAGACTCCTACACCCTGGTGTGCGTCTGGGGACTGGAGTTCAGCTGGCCCAAGGCAGGAGCTTCCTGTGGAAGGCAGGACCCCACCTCCCActttgtgccccccacccccaccccagctgtgcCCAGGACTCCTggaggggcaggagaggcaggTAAGCCAGTGGCTCAGGCTTAAGGAGGGACATGGCCCAGAGAAGCACCACAGAAACTGTCTCTGGAAAGCCCTCAACCTGGCACCTGGCTGGGCCTAAGGCTGGGCACTGGGTCCATCATAGAGCAGGGTGTCCACCTGGGCACGCTGAAGCCACAGGCGCTGCTGAGTGTCACCAAGCAGTGCGCGCAGTGTGTGACCCAGGCGGCAGGCAGGCAGGGCGGTACAGTGGGCAGCATGCAGCTGGCAACACGTGTCACAGCAGAGGGTGGGCAGGGTCCCAGGGGCCAGACAGCTGTGCACCTGGTAGCCAGGGTGCTCGAGGATGGGTGCATGGGTACACTGGGGGCTGGCCTTCCCAGGGGCTCTGGGAGCAGCCAGGTCCACAGGCTGACGGGGCAGCTCTCTGcgcagagagaggaaggagaacGCCTCGGGCTCCGGCTCCAGCTCCTCCAAGGCCCCGTAGGGCGGGCTGCTGGCCCTTGGGGGCACCTCTGCCTCCGTAGGCCGTTCCCAGGCTCCACCCCCGGCACTCCAAAGTTTGGCGCTCTGCTCCCAGAGTGAAGGCCTGTAGGCCAGCTCTGAGGAGGGTGAGTCCGGGCCTGGCGAGGGCCCACCATACAGGCTGGCCTCCTCTGAGCCCTCATCCTCCTGCAGGTCTCGGTAGAGGTCCACCTGGGGGTGGTACATAGCCGGGGAGCCCCgggggggcaggggtggtggcTCTTCTTCTCGGGCTAGCCGCTGCTGCAGCCAGGCCACACAGGAGGCCACGTCTGCACTGGCCCGCCGCGCCTGCAGCAGCTCCTCGGCCGGTAGCACGCTGGTGCCCAGCTGTGCCAGTACCTCGCTCAGGATCTCACACTCCAGCCGCAGGGCAAAGCAGCCCAAAGCCACTTGCACCAGCTGGCAGGCAGGAGGCGGAGCAGCCACCATGAGGCGGTGGTTGTCCCTGAGCACGTAGCCCATCTTCTGGAAGTTCTGGACGAGGAGGTCCTCAGAGAGTGCGGCCTTCAGCACGTGGACGTAGGCCCCCGAGAAGGTctgcagggagggggaggggcctgACTGGCAGCTGCCACCCGCCCACAGGCCTGGTCCCGGCTGCGCGCTACCCTTGCCTCGGCCGATTCCAGGGGCCACCACTGTTGCTCCGGACGGTGACGGGCAGCTCTCACCTCCGTCCAGAGGAGCACCCCCACTCTGAAATCTGCTGGGGCAGCCTGGGTTCACCAATCAGGTGAAATAAAGAGCCCCTGAGTGGAGAAACCTCACTGCCTTGGggtctcctctcctcctctcatCCCTGGGGATTCGCTACTCCACTCCATCTCCAGTGTACCTGCTGCGCGGTCACGCGAATGCCAGCGCAGGGACTCGTCTGTGCCTCTGAACAGGCAGCCTCCTGAACACACTGCCCTGAACCTGCTCTTCCTGCCCCTGTCCTGACAGCGCTCCCTATGAGAGCAGAGGCCACTTGTTTTCCCCAGCCGTGTACCATTCCACCATGTGGATGCAACACCCTATTTCTTAGAGGCTCTCGTGCAGCTGGGCTGAGAACCCTGGGATAACAGCTGAGATGGTGCTTCCTAGACTGCAGTTACATGAGAAACTGATAGTGCGTCTTTCCCAAATCTAAACTTCTGTACGTCTGGGACCTATGAGCATTCCTCTACTCAACAGTTTATGACAATGCTTCCCTCAGACTGAGTACTATTGTACGCAAGCACTGTACTCAGGGCTTTGCATTCATCCCCCTCAACAGAACTTGACCTGGACTGTTGTGTCAATTTCAGAGGAGGAAATGGGTTCAGAGAgattaggtaacttgcccaaagctGCACAACCAGGAGGCAGAACCAGACCCCATCCAGACCTGCCGAACACCGAAGCCCATGGGTGCCTCAAGTGTAGGCCTGTTTATTCTGCTCTtggccccaccccagggctggCTCTGCTGGTGTCTCCTGCCCTCCTGTCTGAATGGATGTGTGAAAGGCCTAGAACCTCAGACCAGCAGGTGTCCTCCTAGAGCAGTGGGCTCCAGAGCTCACCCCTTAAAGGAGGCTGTCACTGCCATGGCAACCAGTGGAGGCGGACTCACCCATGTGCCCAGTGACATCAGCACGTTCCTAATATTACAAATTAGCTCAGAGCCTCGGCTGCCTGCCTCTCCTGTCGACCTGAAGCTCATCTAGAGGGGCCAAACTAGCCTTGGACACAGTCTGTACCTGGGCTAAGGGTGAGCTTAGCCCCCCAGGTCAGGCAAAggcccctgcagcccctgcctACTTCACAGGGGATACACCCACCTGACATCATCTCCTATAAATGGGATCAGCCCCCATCCTGAAGGGATTAGAGCGACCATGGAACCCCAATTCCCTTCTATGCCCCCGTCTTAGGATTTCTAGGGCAACGGGGGTCTGTCTC encodes:
- the SPATA2L gene encoding spermatogenesis-associated protein 2-like protein isoform X2; the protein is MGPRRPGPRAARPGPRLRAAGTGRRAPVPAAVEEGVHHHQGSAVRTGAGRAGSGQCVQEAACSEAQTSPCAGIRVTAQQTFSGAYVHVLKAALSEDLLVQNFQKMGYVLRDNHRLMVAAPPPACQLVQVALGCFALRLECEILSEVLAQLGTSVLPAEELLQARRASADVASCVAWLQQRLAREEEPPPLPPRGSPAMYHPQVDLYRDLQEDEGSEEASLYGGPSPGPDSPSSELAYRPSLWEQSAKLWSAGGGAWERPTEAEVPPRASSPPYGALEELEPEPEAFSFLSLRRELPRQPVDLAAPRAPGKASPQCTHAPILEHPGYQVHSCLAPGTLPTLCCDTCCQLHAAHCTALPACRLGHTLRALLGDTQQRLWLQRAQVDTLLYDGPSAQP
- the SPATA2L gene encoding spermatogenesis-associated protein 2-like protein isoform X1; the protein is MGSSSLSEDYRLCLERELRRGRAGVCGDPSLRAVLWQILVEDFDLHGALQDDALALLTDGLWGRADLAPALRGLARAFELLELAAVHLYLLPWRKEFTTIKTFSGAYVHVLKAALSEDLLVQNFQKMGYVLRDNHRLMVAAPPPACQLVQVALGCFALRLECEILSEVLAQLGTSVLPAEELLQARRASADVASCVAWLQQRLAREEEPPPLPPRGSPAMYHPQVDLYRDLQEDEGSEEASLYGGPSPGPDSPSSELAYRPSLWEQSAKLWSAGGGAWERPTEAEVPPRASSPPYGALEELEPEPEAFSFLSLRRELPRQPVDLAAPRAPGKASPQCTHAPILEHPGYQVHSCLAPGTLPTLCCDTCCQLHAAHCTALPACRLGHTLRALLGDTQQRLWLQRAQVDTLLYDGPSAQP